Proteins found in one Candidatus Schekmanbacteria bacterium genomic segment:
- a CDS encoding PTS sugar transporter subunit IIA, giving the protein MVGAIIVTHGNLASELLKSAEMILGRQENVVPIGIKLDDSEEVIVEKITKAMKEVGKGEGILVFTDMFGGTPSNLSLSFMEDNKVEVITGVNLPMLIKFFSEREKNSLSKLISFCKIYGKKHIIVASEILNQKKDEKGE; this is encoded by the coding sequence GTGGTTGGAGCGATAATAGTTACTCATGGAAATTTGGCTTCTGAATTATTGAAGTCGGCAGAAATGATTCTCGGAAGACAGGAAAATGTTGTTCCAATAGGAATTAAATTGGATGACAGCGAAGAGGTTATTGTTGAAAAAATAACTAAAGCTATGAAAGAAGTTGGGAAAGGAGAGGGGATTCTTGTTTTTACTGATATGTTTGGAGGAACCCCTTCTAATTTGAGCCTGTCATTTATGGAAGACAACAAGGTAGAGGTAATAACCGGCGTCAATCTTCCAATGTTGATTAAATTTTTTTCTGAAAGAGAGAAAAATTCACTCAGTAAGTTGATATCTTTTTGTAAAATTTATGGTAAAAAACATATCATAGTTGCATCAGAGATACTGAATCAAAAAAAAGATGAGAAGGGTGAATAG
- the hprK gene encoding HPr(Ser) kinase/phosphatase, which translates to MKKKINVRQFFEEIKNSLSISLLTSKKGFENKISNSQVQKPGLALAGFLDSVKSETISIFGNTEISYLSTLSEDEASKAVERLLKLGLPCIVVSNENKLPPHMVELGEKYSTPIMVAKEQSSYLISVILDYLAGMLSESITMHGVLVDVFGVGVLILGKSGVGKSEIVLDLVEKGHRLVSDDVVEIKKNTPMTLIGASPESIRYHMEIRGLGIINIKDLFGVTSIRDKKKVELVIELEEWDQKKEYDRVGLDEIKAEILGVKLPKVLIPVGPGRNMSMIIEIAARNYLLKRMGYHPAEELNRKLLNKMIEESKIN; encoded by the coding sequence ATGAAAAAAAAAATTAATGTCCGACAGTTTTTTGAAGAGATCAAAAATAGTCTTTCGATCTCACTATTGACTTCAAAAAAGGGATTTGAGAACAAAATTTCCAATTCGCAGGTTCAGAAACCCGGATTAGCCCTTGCTGGTTTCTTGGACAGCGTTAAATCAGAGACTATAAGTATTTTCGGTAATACAGAAATATCTTATCTTTCAACACTTTCCGAAGATGAGGCAAGTAAGGCAGTTGAAAGGCTACTCAAACTGGGACTTCCCTGTATCGTAGTATCAAATGAAAATAAACTTCCTCCACATATGGTTGAGCTTGGTGAGAAATACAGCACTCCAATAATGGTTGCCAAGGAGCAAAGCTCTTATCTGATATCTGTTATTCTCGATTATTTAGCCGGGATGCTTTCAGAAAGTATTACGATGCACGGTGTTTTGGTAGATGTATTTGGTGTAGGAGTATTAATTTTAGGGAAAAGTGGAGTCGGGAAAAGTGAAATAGTCCTCGACCTCGTTGAGAAGGGACATAGATTGGTATCTGACGATGTTGTAGAGATTAAAAAAAATACACCAATGACGCTCATAGGGGCAAGTCCTGAAAGTATTCGCTATCATATGGAAATACGGGGGCTTGGAATAATAAACATTAAAGACCTTTTCGGTGTTACTTCAATTCGGGACAAGAAAAAAGTAGAGCTTGTAATTGAGCTTGAAGAATGGGACCAGAAGAAAGAATATGATAGAGTAGGTCTCGATGAAATTAAAGCAGAGATATTGGGTGTTAAACTTCCTAAGGTGCTAATCCCTGTAGGTCCGGGAAGAAATATGTCTATGATAATTGAGATAGCGGCAAGAAATTATCTGTTGAAAAGAATGGGGTATCATCCTGCGGAAGAACTTAATAGAAAACTTTTAAATAAAATGATAGAGGAAAGCAAAATTAATTAA
- a CDS encoding PTS mannose/fructose/sorbose transporter subunit IIB, whose product MRRVNRGEISLMGLLFYRIDDRLIHGQVTEGWAKVLGIDTIVVANNQIAEDEMQRKIFEFAVPPEIRALFLKIDSVPPTASHLEEEDKRAIFLFSNISDVFELVESGFIINELNIGGLRSVDRDRRLSETVFLNDQEIDMLKKLILKGIVINIQAVPGEKPKNAESLLNKKNFFH is encoded by the coding sequence ATGAGAAGGGTGAATAGAGGGGAAATATCGCTGATGGGATTGCTATTTTATAGAATAGATGACCGTTTGATTCATGGTCAAGTCACTGAAGGATGGGCTAAAGTATTAGGAATAGATACAATTGTCGTGGCAAATAACCAAATTGCTGAAGATGAAATGCAGAGAAAAATATTTGAATTTGCAGTTCCGCCGGAAATTAGAGCGCTCTTTTTAAAGATAGATTCAGTTCCTCCAACTGCTTCCCATTTGGAAGAGGAGGACAAACGAGCCATATTTCTTTTTTCTAATATTTCTGATGTATTTGAGCTTGTTGAAAGTGGTTTTATTATTAATGAATTGAATATTGGAGGTTTGCGTTCGGTAGACAGAGATAGGCGCCTCTCAGAGACTGTTTTTTTGAATGATCAGGAAATAGATATGTTGAAAAAACTGATCTTGAAAGGTATTGTCATTAATATTCAGGCAGTTCCGGGCGAAAAGCCAAAAAATGCTGAAAGTCTTTTGAATAAAAAAAATTTTTTTCATTAA